One Candidatus Palauibacter australiensis genomic window, GCGGGCGAGCAGCCGGGCCTGCTCGGCGGGCGGGCGTCCGTCCCAGTCCGCGTGCCAGGCGCAGGTGGCGGTGGGGCCGTACGTCTCGGTGAGACCGTACGCGTGGATCGGGTGGAAGTTCAGCGCCTTCAACTGTTCCAGCAGGGTCGGCGAGGGCGGGGCCCCCGCGATCATCGTCCGCACCGTGTGCTCCAGCGGCCGGGCCGCCGGATCGTTCATGAGCATGATCTGCACGGTCGGCGCCCCGCAGTAGTGCGTCACGCCCTCCGACTCGATGAGCGCCCAGATGCGGCCGGGATCGACCTCCCTCAGGCACACGTGCGTGCCGCCGACGGCGGTCACCGCCCACGTGAAGCACCACCCGTTGCAGTGGAACATGGGGAGGGTCCAGAGATAGACGGCGCCCGGCGTCATCTCCATCTCGATCAGTTCCCCGATCGCGTTCAGGTACGCGCCGCGGTGCGTGTACACGACGCCCTTGGGACGGCCCGTCGTCCCCGACGTGTAGTTCATCGAGATCGGGGCTTCCTCGTCCGCGGGGCCGGCCGCGAGCGGGGGCGCCGCTTCGCTGCCGGCGAGGAACGCCTCGTAGGGATCGCTGGGCGCCCCGGTATCGTCGATCCGCACCACGGTCACGCCGGCGCCGCGCAGCGCGTCCCCGTCAGCGAGGCTCTCGAGAGCCCGGTCGACGAACAGGTACCGCGCACCGCTGTGCTCCAGGATGTAGGCGATCTCGCCCGCTCCGAGCCGCGTGTTGATCGCGACCAGCACCCCGCCGGCGGCCGGCACGCCGTAGTGCGCTTCGAGCAGGGGCGGCGTGTTCGGCGACAGGAAGGCCACCCGGTCCCCCGGCTTGAGCCCGGCCCGTAGCAGCCCCGCCGCCAGCCGCCGCACGCGAAGCTCGAACTCGCGGTAGGAGTAGCTGCGGCCGCCGTGCACGACCGCCGCCTTGTCGGGGTACACGAACGCACTCCGCCGCAGGAATTCGAGCGGCGTGAGCTCGGTGCGGTAAGGGCTCCTCTCGCTGACGGGCTCGCTCACGGGCGATTACGCGGCTCGGCGCTCAACGGCCCCGCTGCAGCTCGCGACCCTCGCGGATGCACCCCCTACCCTTCCGGCTCCAGCGCAACCAGCCTGACCACGCGCACGGTCGGCAGGTCCAGCTCGTCACGCTCGATGTAGGCCAGGAGTCCATCGGGGCCGAAGGCGTCGGGGGTCCGAAGCCCCTCCAGCGGCAACGTGCCGATATAATCCCCGTCGGGCGTCACGATGTCCGTCGGGCCGTCGTCGTCGCCCGTCGGGCCCCGGCGCTGGACCCAGATTCGGTCCTCCCAGTCCACCTTCAAGCCAAACAGCACCGGCACCTCGTCGGCGAAGGTGAGCCCTTCCACCCCCTCTATGTCGGTCTGGATGGGCGAGTTGGCTCTCATTGCGTTCATACGCGCCGTGCTTTCCCGGTACCGGTCGCGGGCGGCCTCCATCAATGCGTCGTCGACCGCAAGCGGCGCGATCGGCCGCTCGATGGTTCCGGCAACGCTTCCGTCGAGTCCGATGAGCTTGACCCGGTAGCCGATCGAGTCGATCAGCGCGAGACGGCCATCGGTCAGGGGATCGTAGCTGAGGTAGGGCTCGAAGGCGCGGCCCGCCGACCAGGCTACGCGCATACCGGTCTCCGCCGACCCGCTCACGCTGATTTCGTCCTCATCCTCGTCCGGTGGCCTCCAGGCGGTGTAGAGCAGTTCCGCCTCGGCGCCGTCGAGCGGAAAGATATGAATGGGGTGGCCCTCTTCCTCCTCTTCCTCGTCTTCGCCCAAGCGCATGATCGCGCCGGTCACCAGGCGGCCGTCGGGAAGAGCCATGTTGGCTATGACGATTCCCGTCGTCATCGGGTCCAGGTTGATGCGCCGCACGTACTCGCCATCGGGTGCGAGAAGATCGAT contains:
- a CDS encoding acyl--CoA ligase family protein codes for the protein MSEPVSERSPYRTELTPLEFLRRSAFVYPDKAAVVHGGRSYSYREFELRVRRLAAGLLRAGLKPGDRVAFLSPNTPPLLEAHYGVPAAGGVLVAINTRLGAGEIAYILEHSGARYLFVDRALESLADGDALRGAGVTVVRIDDTGAPSDPYEAFLAGSEAAPPLAAGPADEEAPISMNYTSGTTGRPKGVVYTHRGAYLNAIGELIEMEMTPGAVYLWTLPMFHCNGWCFTWAVTAVGGTHVCLREVDPGRIWALIESEGVTHYCGAPTVQIMLMNDPAARPLEHTVRTMIAGAPPSPTLLEQLKALNFHPIHAYGLTETYGPTATCAWHADWDGRPPAEQARLLARQGQGFVTSDLMRVVDEEGRDVPRDGATMGEVVMRGNIVMKGYYAQPEATDEAFRGGWFHSGDLAVWHPDGYVELRDRAKDIIISGGENISTIEVEQTVARHPAVLECAVIAIPHDEWGERPKAFVTLKPEADATEREIIDFCRDRIAHFKCPDAIEFGPLPKTSTGKVQKYVLRDREWTGRDKRIN